The following proteins come from a genomic window of Heptranchias perlo isolate sHepPer1 chromosome 14, sHepPer1.hap1, whole genome shotgun sequence:
- the neurog1 gene encoding neurogenin-1: MDCTYSDYENSDLSFPLTDEEDSVSFITASPSSSVSTPSAELFAGQSPGSDLERAEDPRNKKRKPRGRSKAKPQTVLHLVKRSRRTKANDRERNRMHNLNSALDDLRGVLPTFPDDAKLTKIETLRFAHNYIWALSETLRLADQCVDGSRKQVMLPGYLKTIDPPSPGSDAGSWVTTPSPSSATTCTSSPASPSTSEDYAYKRQSDSIFSFRTIQKDFLNEVSCFNDCH, from the coding sequence ATGGACTGCACATATTCTGACTATGAAAATAGCGACCTCTCCTTCCCACTGACAGATGAAGAAGATAGTGTAAGTTTCATTACTGCGTCACCTTCCTCATCAGTTAGTACCCCATCCGCAGAGCTCTTCGCTGGGCAGTCGCCTGGCTCAGACCTAGAGAGGGCAGAGGACCCGAGAAACAAGAAGCGCAAACCGAGAGGGCGATCGAAAGCAAAGCCTCAAACCGTCCTCCATTTGGTGAAGAGAAGCCGGAGGACGAAAGCCAACGACCGGGAGAGGAACAGGATGCACAACCTGAACTCGGCCCTGGATGACCTCCGCGGTGTTTTGCCAACTTTCCCCGACGACGCCAAACTAACAAAGATAGAAACGCTGCGATTTGCTCATAATTACATCTGGGCTCTGTCCGAAACCCTAAGGCTGGCCGATCAGTGTGTGGACGGTAGCCGGAAGCAAGTGATGCTGCCCGGGTATTTGAAAACCATCGATCCTCCCAGTCCAGGCAGTGATGCAGGATCCTGGGTGACAACACCATCCCCATCATCTGCAACCACTTGCACTTCGAGTCCAGCCAGTCCCTCCACCTCTGAGGACTATGCATATAAAAGACAATCAGACAGCATCTTCTCATTCCGCACTATACAGAAAGATTTCCTCAATGAGGTGTCCTGTTTCAATGATTGCCACTGA